A genomic segment from Sphingomonas astaxanthinifaciens DSM 22298 encodes:
- a CDS encoding malate synthase G: protein MASTTSTRLGISVDPVLARFVEEEVLPGLDLDPEAFWDGAEAIFRRFAPVNAALLARRDEIQARIDDWHRQRRGAPIDPAAYESFLRDIGYLVPEPAPFAIGTRDLDPEIATLAGPQLVVPILNARFLLNAANARWGSLYDALYGTDALGSLPPGGGYDQARGAEVVAFARAFLDKAIPGWRVVLDGGDSPFLVARSDRGYLFTHHGLHIELVIDRASPIGGDDPDGIADVILESALSTICDLEDSVAAVDAEDKVAAYRNWLGLMRGDLEARFDKGGQTLTRRMDPDRQWGTVTLPGRSLLLVRNVGHLMTNPAVRLADGSEAPEGILDAILTSLIALYDLRGLGAHRNSRAGSIYIVKPKMHGPEEAAFTNDLFIAVEDLLDLPRHTIKVGVMDEERRTSANLAATIHAVRDRIFFINTGFLDRTGDEIHTSMLAGPMVRKAGMKESAWIKAYEARNVAIGLACGFSGKAQIGKGMWAAPDRMADMMAQKVGHPEAGANTAWVPSPTAATLHALHYHQVDVFARQDDLAGRPLPPLGDLLAIPLANGTNWSPQEIAEELDNNCQGILGYVVRWIDQGVGCSKVPDIHDIGLMEDRATLRISSQHLANWLHHGVCTRDEVEHSLRRMAAKVDAQNEGDPLYRPMARDPEASLAFQAARALVFEGLEQPNGYTEPLLHRFRQQAKAR, encoded by the coding sequence ATGGCTTCCACCACCTCCACCCGCCTCGGGATCAGCGTCGATCCCGTCCTCGCCCGCTTCGTCGAGGAGGAGGTGCTGCCTGGCCTCGACCTCGACCCCGAGGCCTTCTGGGATGGGGCCGAGGCGATCTTCCGCCGCTTCGCCCCGGTCAATGCCGCCCTCCTCGCCCGGCGCGACGAGATCCAGGCCCGGATCGACGACTGGCATCGCCAGCGCCGCGGCGCTCCGATCGATCCCGCGGCCTATGAAAGCTTCCTGCGCGACATCGGCTATCTCGTCCCCGAGCCCGCCCCCTTTGCCATCGGCACCCGCGACCTCGATCCCGAGATTGCGACGCTTGCCGGACCCCAGCTGGTCGTGCCCATCCTCAACGCCCGCTTCCTGCTCAACGCGGCCAATGCCCGCTGGGGCAGCCTCTACGACGCGCTCTACGGGACCGACGCGCTTGGGTCTCTGCCGCCCGGCGGCGGCTACGACCAGGCCCGCGGCGCCGAGGTCGTCGCCTTCGCGCGTGCCTTCCTCGACAAGGCCATTCCCGGCTGGCGCGTGGTGCTCGACGGCGGCGACAGTCCCTTCCTCGTCGCCCGCTCGGACCGCGGCTATCTCTTCACCCACCACGGGCTGCATATCGAGCTGGTCATCGACCGCGCCTCGCCGATCGGCGGCGACGACCCCGACGGCATCGCCGACGTCATCCTCGAAAGCGCGCTCAGCACTATCTGCGACCTCGAGGACAGCGTCGCCGCGGTCGATGCCGAGGACAAGGTCGCGGCCTATCGCAACTGGCTCGGCCTGATGCGTGGCGACCTCGAGGCCAGGTTCGACAAGGGCGGCCAGACGCTTACCCGGCGCATGGACCCCGACCGGCAGTGGGGCACGGTGACGCTGCCGGGGCGCAGCCTGCTCCTCGTCCGCAACGTCGGCCACCTGATGACCAATCCCGCGGTCCGCCTCGCCGATGGGAGCGAAGCGCCGGAAGGCATCCTCGACGCGATTCTGACGAGCCTCATCGCGCTTTACGACCTGCGCGGCCTCGGCGCGCATCGCAACAGCCGCGCGGGCTCGATCTACATCGTCAAACCCAAGATGCACGGGCCCGAGGAAGCGGCCTTCACCAACGATCTGTTCATTGCGGTCGAGGACCTGCTCGACCTTCCCCGCCACACGATCAAGGTCGGGGTGATGGACGAGGAGCGCCGCACCTCGGCCAATCTCGCCGCGACGATCCACGCCGTGCGCGACCGGATCTTCTTCATCAACACCGGCTTTCTCGATCGCACCGGCGACGAGATCCACACCTCGATGCTGGCCGGGCCGATGGTCCGCAAGGCGGGCATGAAGGAGAGCGCCTGGATCAAGGCCTATGAGGCGCGCAACGTCGCCATCGGGCTTGCCTGCGGTTTCTCCGGCAAGGCGCAGATCGGCAAGGGCATGTGGGCCGCGCCCGACCGCATGGCGGACATGATGGCGCAAAAGGTCGGCCATCCGGAGGCCGGCGCCAACACCGCCTGGGTGCCGAGCCCCACCGCCGCCACGCTCCACGCGCTCCATTACCACCAGGTCGACGTCTTCGCCCGGCAGGACGATCTGGCGGGCCGGCCCCTGCCGCCGCTCGGCGACCTCCTCGCCATTCCGCTCGCCAACGGCACCAACTGGTCGCCGCAGGAGATCGCCGAGGAACTCGACAACAATTGCCAGGGCATCCTCGGCTATGTCGTGCGCTGGATTGATCAGGGCGTCGGCTGCTCGAAGGTGCCCGACATCCACGACATCGGGCTGATGGAGGACCGGGCGACGCTGCGGATCAGCTCGCAGCATCTCGCCAACTGGCTGCACCACGGGGTCTGCACGCGCGACGAGGTCGAGCACTCGCTTCGGCGGATGGCGGCCAAGGTCGACGCGCAGAATGAAGGCGACCCACTCTATCGTCCCATGGCTCGCGACCCCGAAGCGAGCCTCGCCTTCCAGGCGGCGCGCGCGCTGGTGTTCGAGGGGCTGGAGCAGCCCAATGGCTATACCGAGCCCCTGCTGCACCGCTTCCGCCAGCAGGCCAAGGCGCGGTGA
- a CDS encoding 1-acyl-sn-glycerol-3-phosphate acyltransferase codes for MTDAASPSLSRPAIFVKRQLLRWFTRNGWTVEGALPLPPKAVIMGAPHTSNYDFLIFLGAMETLRVDARYIGKSSLFRWGPMARFMRGVGGIPVDRSTRNDLVAQVTAQFRAADRMLLVIAPEGTRDPTTDWRMGFYRIALAAGVPIVPGGPDYDRKVAIFGEPIIPTGDPDRDLAPAFAFFRTLVPRFPDKVLFPDGTGMDGRAGAA; via the coding sequence GTGACCGACGCCGCGAGCCCAAGCCTGTCCCGCCCCGCCATTTTCGTGAAGCGCCAGCTGCTGCGCTGGTTCACCCGCAATGGCTGGACGGTCGAGGGTGCGCTGCCGCTGCCGCCCAAGGCGGTGATCATGGGCGCGCCGCACACCAGCAATTATGATTTCCTGATCTTCCTCGGCGCGATGGAGACGCTTCGGGTCGACGCCCGCTACATCGGCAAGTCGAGCCTGTTCCGCTGGGGCCCGATGGCGCGCTTCATGCGCGGGGTCGGCGGCATTCCCGTCGACCGCTCGACCCGCAACGACCTCGTCGCCCAGGTGACCGCGCAATTCCGCGCCGCCGACCGCATGCTGCTGGTGATCGCGCCCGAAGGTACCCGCGACCCGACCACCGACTGGCGCATGGGCTTCTACCGGATCGCGCTCGCGGCCGGCGTTCCGATCGTCCCCGGCGGCCCCGATTACGATCGCAAGGTGGCGATCTTCGGCGAGCCCATCATCCCCACCGGCGATCCCGATCGCGACCTCGCCCCGGCCTTCGCCTTCTTCCGCACCCTGGTCCCGCGCTTTCCCGACAAGGTCCTTTTCCCGGATGGCACCGGCATGGACGGTCGGGCAGGAGCAGCCTAG
- a CDS encoding isocitrate lyase codes for MTYQSEINAAAQLIGGNGSPWSGIDAEAVARMRLQNRFQHGIDIARYTAGIMRRDMAAYDADPAAYTQSLGCWHGFIAQQKMIAVKKHFGTTKGRYLYLSGWMIAALRSQFGPLPDQSMHEKTSVPALIEEIYTFLRQADARELGLLFRDLDKARETGNEVEEKRLLNAIDNFETHVVPIIADIDAGFGNAEATYLLAKKMIEAGACAIQIENQVSDEKQCGHQDGKVTVPHEDFIAKLRAVRYAFLELGVDDGIIVARTDSLGAGLTKQFAVSKEPGDLGDQYNAFLDCEDLDDIAQANGDVLINCDGKLLRPKRLPSGLYQFRAGTGEDRCVLDCITSLQNGADLIWIETEKPHIAQIAGMVDRIREVIPNAKLAYNNSPSFNWTLNFRQQVFDAWEKEGRDLSAYDRAKLMSVDYDGTELGREADERIRTFQRDAAARAGIFHHLITLPTYHTAALSTDNLAREYFGDAGMLGYVKNVQREEIRQGIACVKHQNMSGSDIGDDHKEYFAGEAALKAGGIHNTMNQFAA; via the coding sequence TTGACCTACCAGTCCGAAATCAATGCCGCTGCCCAGCTGATCGGCGGCAACGGAAGCCCGTGGTCGGGGATCGACGCCGAAGCGGTCGCGCGAATGCGGCTTCAGAACCGCTTCCAGCATGGTATCGACATCGCCCGCTACACTGCGGGCATCATGCGTCGCGACATGGCGGCCTATGACGCCGATCCGGCCGCCTACACCCAGTCGCTCGGCTGCTGGCACGGCTTCATCGCGCAGCAGAAGATGATCGCGGTGAAGAAACATTTCGGCACCACCAAGGGCCGTTACCTCTATCTGTCGGGCTGGATGATCGCCGCGCTGCGCAGCCAGTTCGGGCCGTTGCCGGACCAGTCGATGCACGAAAAGACCTCAGTCCCCGCGCTGATCGAGGAGATCTACACCTTCCTCCGCCAGGCCGACGCCCGCGAGCTCGGCCTCCTTTTCCGCGACCTCGACAAGGCGCGCGAGACGGGCAACGAGGTGGAGGAGAAGCGCCTCCTCAACGCGATCGACAATTTCGAGACGCATGTCGTCCCGATCATCGCCGACATCGACGCCGGCTTCGGCAATGCCGAGGCGACCTATCTCCTCGCCAAGAAGATGATCGAGGCGGGCGCCTGCGCGATCCAGATCGAGAACCAGGTCTCGGACGAGAAGCAGTGCGGCCACCAGGACGGCAAGGTCACCGTGCCCCACGAGGACTTCATCGCCAAGCTGCGCGCGGTCCGCTACGCCTTCCTCGAGCTCGGGGTCGACGACGGGATCATCGTCGCGCGCACCGACAGCCTCGGCGCGGGCCTGACCAAGCAGTTCGCGGTGAGCAAGGAGCCGGGCGACCTCGGCGACCAGTATAATGCCTTCCTCGACTGCGAGGATTTGGACGACATCGCCCAGGCCAATGGCGACGTGCTGATCAACTGCGACGGCAAGCTGCTGCGGCCCAAGCGCCTGCCTTCGGGACTCTACCAGTTCCGTGCCGGCACCGGCGAGGACCGCTGCGTGCTCGACTGCATCACCTCGCTCCAGAACGGCGCCGACCTCATCTGGATCGAGACCGAGAAGCCGCACATCGCCCAGATCGCGGGCATGGTCGACCGCATCCGCGAGGTCATTCCCAACGCCAAGCTCGCCTACAATAATTCACCGTCGTTCAACTGGACGCTCAACTTCCGCCAGCAGGTGTTCGATGCCTGGGAGAAGGAAGGACGCGACCTGTCGGCCTACGACCGGGCGAAGTTGATGAGCGTCGATTATGACGGCACCGAGCTTGGCCGCGAGGCCGACGAGCGGATCCGCACCTTCCAGCGCGACGCGGCGGCCCGCGCCGGCATCTTCCATCACCTGATCACGCTGCCGACCTATCACACCGCCGCGCTGTCGACCGACAATCTCGCCCGCGAATATTTCGGCGACGCGGGCATGCTCGGCTACGTCAAGAACGTGCAGCGCGAGGAGATCCGCCAGGGCATCGCCTGCGTGAAACATCAGAACATGTCGGGCTCCGACATCGGCGACGACCACAAGGAATATTTCGCCGGCGAGGCCGCGCTCAAGGCCGGCGGCATTCACAACACGATGAACCAGTTCGCGGCTTGA
- a CDS encoding helix-turn-helix domain-containing protein, with product MAKKLFLGARLKRLRRERGLQQSAMAAELGISPSYLNHLERNQRPVTAGILLRLAEAFEVDIRQFASESGEQGSAEQLAEVFADPMFADLQIGRQEILELSDNSPAIAEGVSRLYTALRERRLAPLEAGADGDERALITPETWVRDFIQARFNHFPELEEGAETLGGALGDPLSVAEPLRRRLKEAYGVEVRVVSPEELQGASQAFDPQRRLLMLSSLLRPENKTFGIAYQLSLLEFHPIIARLLDAARPPDNGTRHLLHMSFANYAAGAIMMPYGKFLAAAELYHYSIDRLCAEFGANVEQVAHRFTTLGRQGARGIPFFMLRIDPAGNVSKRYAGERFPFSRFGGTCPRWNLHAAFQAAGQVVTQLIETPDGHRYFTVARTIERPIKTELSGGLLAIGLGCSIEYAHKLHCAQGIDLEHAPVTPVGPACQICPRLDCAYRATPPAGAKLAVHEHRKTISPYPFVA from the coding sequence ATGGCGAAGAAGCTTTTCCTCGGTGCGCGATTGAAAAGGTTGCGCCGTGAGCGCGGGCTTCAGCAAAGCGCCATGGCCGCCGAGCTCGGCATTTCTCCCAGCTATCTCAACCACCTCGAGCGCAACCAGCGGCCGGTGACCGCGGGTATCCTGCTGCGCCTCGCCGAGGCCTTCGAGGTCGATATCCGCCAGTTCGCCAGCGAAAGCGGCGAGCAGGGTTCGGCCGAGCAACTGGCCGAGGTCTTCGCCGATCCGATGTTCGCCGACCTCCAGATCGGGCGGCAGGAAATCCTCGAGCTCAGCGACAACAGCCCCGCGATCGCCGAGGGGGTGAGCCGGCTTTACACCGCGCTGCGCGAGCGGCGGCTGGCCCCGCTCGAGGCGGGGGCCGATGGCGACGAGCGCGCGCTGATCACGCCGGAGACCTGGGTCCGCGACTTCATCCAGGCGCGCTTCAATCACTTCCCGGAACTCGAGGAAGGCGCCGAGACGCTCGGCGGCGCGCTCGGCGATCCCCTGTCGGTGGCCGAGCCGCTGCGCCGCCGCCTCAAGGAGGCCTATGGCGTCGAGGTCCGCGTCGTCAGCCCCGAGGAGCTCCAGGGCGCGAGCCAGGCCTTCGACCCGCAGCGCCGGCTGCTGATGCTGTCTTCGCTGCTCAGGCCCGAGAACAAGACCTTCGGAATCGCCTACCAGCTGTCGCTGCTCGAATTTCACCCGATCATCGCCCGGCTGCTCGATGCCGCGCGGCCGCCCGACAACGGGACCCGGCACCTCCTCCACATGAGCTTCGCCAATTACGCGGCGGGCGCGATCATGATGCCCTATGGCAAGTTCCTCGCCGCGGCCGAGCTTTATCATTATTCGATCGACCGGCTGTGCGCGGAGTTCGGCGCCAACGTCGAGCAGGTCGCGCACCGCTTCACCACCTTGGGCCGTCAGGGCGCGCGCGGGATCCCCTTCTTCATGCTCAGGATCGATCCCGCCGGAAATGTCTCCAAGCGCTATGCCGGCGAGCGCTTCCCTTTTTCGCGTTTCGGTGGGACGTGTCCGCGCTGGAACCTCCATGCCGCCTTCCAGGCCGCGGGACAGGTCGTCACCCAGTTGATCGAGACGCCGGACGGACATCGCTATTTCACCGTCGCGCGGACGATCGAGCGGCCGATCAAGACCGAGCTGTCGGGCGGGCTGCTCGCCATCGGCCTGGGGTGCAGCATCGAGTATGCTCACAAGCTCCATTGCGCGCAGGGCATCGACCTCGAGCATGCGCCGGTGACCCCGGTCGGGCCCGCCTGCCAGATCTGCCCGCGGCTCGACTGCGCCTATCGCGCGACCCCGCCGGCCGGCGCGAAGCTCGCCGTCCACGAGCATCGCAAGACCATCTCGCCCTATCCCTTCGTCGCCTGA
- a CDS encoding DUF5996 family protein, which translates to MSAWPELDPARDTGTWTLLHLAAQMLGKLRVAHAAWVNHGWHVALQPAVNGLSMAPIAVPGGRFALSLDLCDHQLRLALSDGRSDSIPLAQPSIAELHAGLVAMLERHGLPSRFHGAPNELPDAIPFAEDRRPVDYRPESAERLRDALAAIVPVFEQFRAGFAGKVSPVHFWWGSFDLAVTRFSGRPAPEHPGGVPGLPDRITREAYSHEVSSAGFWPGGAFGADPIFYSYAYPSPAGFAEASVTAGRFDQALGEFVLGYDEVRQAADPATILLEFLQSTYAAAADLAGWDRPTLERDPVAP; encoded by the coding sequence GTGAGCGCCTGGCCTGAGCTCGACCCCGCCCGCGACACGGGGACCTGGACTCTGCTCCACCTCGCCGCGCAGATGCTGGGCAAGCTTCGGGTCGCGCATGCCGCCTGGGTCAATCACGGCTGGCATGTCGCGCTGCAGCCGGCGGTGAACGGCCTGTCGATGGCCCCCATCGCCGTGCCCGGCGGCCGCTTCGCGCTGTCGCTCGACCTGTGCGACCACCAGCTCCGGCTGGCGCTCAGCGACGGGCGCAGCGACTCCATTCCCCTCGCCCAGCCGAGCATCGCCGAGCTTCACGCCGGGCTCGTCGCGATGCTCGAGCGCCACGGACTGCCGAGCCGCTTCCACGGCGCCCCCAACGAGCTTCCCGACGCCATCCCCTTCGCCGAGGACCGCCGCCCGGTCGATTATCGCCCGGAAAGCGCCGAGCGGCTGCGCGACGCGCTGGCCGCAATCGTCCCCGTGTTCGAGCAATTCCGCGCCGGCTTCGCGGGCAAGGTCAGCCCGGTCCATTTCTGGTGGGGCAGTTTCGACCTCGCGGTGACCCGTTTTTCGGGGCGCCCCGCGCCCGAGCATCCCGGCGGGGTCCCCGGCCTGCCCGACCGGATCACCCGCGAGGCCTATAGTCACGAAGTGTCGAGCGCGGGCTTCTGGCCGGGCGGGGCGTTCGGGGCCGACCCCATCTTCTACAGCTACGCCTATCCCTCGCCGGCGGGCTTCGCCGAGGCGTCGGTGACGGCCGGCCGGTTCGACCAGGCGCTCGGCGAATTCGTGCTCGGCTACGACGAGGTGCGGCAGGCCGCGGACCCGGCGACGATACTGCTCGAATTCCTTCAGTCGACCTACGCCGCCGCCGCCGACCTCGCGGGATGGGACCGGCCCACCCTGGAGCGCGACCCGGTCGCCCCCTGA
- the pheS gene encoding phenylalanine--tRNA ligase subunit alpha gives MADLDTTLSRINAAPDLATLDAERVAALGKNGWVTALLKTLGQMSPEERLTQGPAIQGQRSAVAEAIEARKAALEAAELAARLATERVDLSLPAAETPTGSIHPVSQVMDELAEIFADLGFAVAEGPEIESDWYNFTALNMPETHPARAMHDTFYLEPDGSGETRVLRTHTSPVQIRAMQGLGAPLRVIAPGRVYRSDSDATHTPMFHQVEGIVIDRNITMGHLKWTLETFLKAFFERDDIAIRLRPSYFPFTEPSAEVDVGWSTENGRRVVGGQEGWMEVLGSGMVHPKVIAAAGLDPDEWQGFAFGTGIDRLAMLKYGMSDLRQFFDGDLRWLRHYGFSALAVPTLSAGVGA, from the coding sequence ATGGCCGACCTCGATACGACCCTCTCCCGCATCAACGCGGCGCCCGACCTTGCCACCCTCGACGCCGAACGCGTGGCGGCGCTCGGCAAGAATGGCTGGGTGACCGCGCTCCTCAAGACCCTCGGGCAGATGAGCCCCGAGGAACGGCTGACGCAGGGTCCGGCGATCCAGGGCCAGCGCAGCGCGGTCGCCGAGGCGATCGAGGCGCGCAAGGCGGCGCTCGAGGCCGCCGAACTCGCCGCCAGGCTCGCGACCGAGCGGGTCGACCTCTCGCTGCCCGCGGCCGAGACTCCGACCGGCTCGATCCATCCCGTCAGCCAGGTGATGGACGAGCTTGCCGAGATCTTCGCCGACCTCGGCTTCGCGGTCGCGGAAGGCCCCGAGATCGAGAGCGACTGGTATAATTTCACCGCGCTCAACATGCCCGAGACGCATCCGGCGCGGGCGATGCACGACACCTTCTATCTCGAGCCCGACGGGAGCGGCGAGACGCGCGTGCTGCGGACCCACACCTCGCCGGTGCAGATCCGCGCGATGCAGGGGCTGGGCGCGCCGCTGCGGGTGATCGCACCGGGCCGGGTCTATCGCTCGGACAGCGACGCCACCCACACGCCCATGTTCCACCAGGTCGAAGGCATCGTCATCGACCGCAACATCACCATGGGGCACCTCAAGTGGACATTGGAGACCTTCCTCAAGGCCTTCTTCGAGCGTGACGACATCGCCATCCGCCTGCGTCCCAGCTACTTCCCCTTTACCGAGCCTTCGGCCGAGGTCGATGTCGGCTGGTCGACCGAGAATGGCCGGCGGGTCGTCGGCGGGCAGGAAGGCTGGATGGAAGTGCTGGGCAGCGGCATGGTCCACCCCAAGGTGATCGCCGCCGCCGGGCTCGACCCCGACGAATGGCAGGGCTTCGCCTTCGGCACCGGGATCGATCGGCTGGCGATGCTCAAATACGGGATGAGCGACCTTCGCCAATTCTTCGACGGCGACCTCCGCTGGCTCCGCCATTACGGGTTCAGCGCGCTCGCCGTACCCACTCTCTCCGCGGGAGTGGGCGCATGA
- a CDS encoding DUF4170 domain-containing protein: MGQRYWVIGGEYRDCAFNEIEPGTERVSGPFGDELKARMEWQRLTFRDNCAATERYTIAIEPRMGRA; encoded by the coding sequence ATGGGTCAGCGTTATTGGGTCATCGGCGGCGAATATCGCGATTGCGCCTTCAACGAGATCGAACCCGGGACCGAGCGGGTCAGCGGCCCCTTCGGAGACGAACTCAAGGCGCGGATGGAATGGCAGCGCCTGACCTTCCGCGACAATTGCGCCGCCACCGAGCGCTACACCATCGCGATCGAGCCCCGGATGGGCCGCGCCTGA
- a CDS encoding DUF1810 domain-containing protein — MGIGNLAPADRRGDVRGLDLPSAYRLSLARFVAAQGGVYDLALAELRAGEKRTHWMWFVLPQLRGLGFSIMADRYGLEGLGEARAYLAHPLLGARLRECVAALLTHAGQRSAGEIMGVVDGIKLLSCLTLFEAAGSEPLFARAIDAFYEGERDKRTLQLLAG, encoded by the coding sequence GTGGGTATTGGGAATCTCGCTCCTGCTGATCGTCGTGGCGATGTCCGCGGTCTGGATCTTCCCAGCGCTTATCGGCTGAGCCTCGCCCGGTTCGTCGCCGCCCAGGGCGGCGTCTACGACCTGGCCCTTGCCGAGCTTCGCGCAGGCGAGAAGCGGACCCACTGGATGTGGTTCGTCCTGCCGCAGCTGCGCGGGCTCGGCTTCAGCATCATGGCCGATCGCTACGGGCTCGAGGGTCTCGGCGAAGCGCGTGCCTATCTCGCCCATCCGTTGCTCGGCGCGCGCCTGCGCGAATGCGTCGCGGCGCTGCTGACCCATGCCGGCCAGCGCAGCGCGGGCGAGATCATGGGCGTGGTCGACGGGATCAAGCTTCTTTCCTGCCTGACCTTGTTCGAGGCGGCAGGCAGCGAACCGCTCTTCGCCCGGGCGATCGACGCCTTTTACGAGGGCGAGCGCGACAAGCGGACGCTCCAGCTTCTCGCCGGCTGA
- the rpmI gene encoding 50S ribosomal protein L35, with product MPKLKTKSGVKKRFKLTATGKVKHGVAGKRHRLISHNAKYIRQNRGTEVLADADTARVKLWAPYGLK from the coding sequence ATGCCCAAGCTCAAGACGAAGAGCGGCGTCAAGAAGCGCTTCAAGCTCACCGCCACTGGCAAGGTGAAGCATGGAGTCGCCGGCAAGCGCCACCGGCTGATCAGCCACAACGCCAAGTACATCCGCCAGAACCGCGGCACCGAAGTTCTCGCCGACGCCGATACGGCGCGCGTGAAGCTCTGGGCCCCCTACGGTCTCAAGTAA
- a CDS encoding SDR family oxidoreductase, protein MPTLLVTGANRGLGLEFVRQYRAAGWDVIATVRESGEEVAALGAVVRRLDMADAAAVSGFRAGRPLDLLIANAGTYGPRDATDAAGAAEWLDTFAVNTVAPYLLARAVADEVREAGGKLVAVSTRMGSIADNDSGGFLAYRSSKTALNMAWRTLTLANRDLVCAVLHPGWVQTRMGGANAPVTPEDSIAGMRKVIEGLSQADSGEFFDYQGGRVPW, encoded by the coding sequence ATGCCTACCCTTCTCGTCACCGGCGCCAACCGCGGCCTCGGGCTCGAATTCGTCCGGCAATATCGCGCCGCCGGCTGGGACGTCATCGCCACCGTGCGCGAGTCGGGCGAGGAAGTGGCCGCGCTCGGCGCGGTGGTGCGCCGGCTCGACATGGCCGATGCCGCGGCGGTGAGCGGCTTCCGGGCAGGCCGTCCGCTCGACCTCCTGATCGCCAATGCCGGCACCTACGGCCCGCGCGACGCGACCGACGCAGCCGGTGCCGCGGAATGGCTCGACACCTTCGCGGTCAACACGGTCGCGCCCTATCTCCTCGCCCGGGCGGTCGCCGACGAGGTGCGCGAGGCTGGCGGCAAGCTGGTCGCGGTCAGCACCCGGATGGGCTCGATCGCCGACAACGACAGCGGCGGCTTCCTCGCCTACCGGTCGAGCAAGACCGCGCTGAACATGGCGTGGCGGACGCTCACCCTCGCCAATCGCGACCTCGTCTGCGCGGTGCTCCACCCGGGCTGGGTCCAGACCCGGATGGGCGGCGCCAACGCGCCGGTCACGCCCGAAGACAGCATCGCGGGCATGCGGAAGGTCATCGAGGGCCTGTCGCAGGCCGACAGCGGCGAATTCTTCGACTATCAGGGCGGCCGCGTTCCCTGGTGA
- the rplT gene encoding 50S ribosomal protein L20 gives MARVKRGVTTRAKHKRILEQAKGYYGRRKNTIRIARQAVEKAGQYAYRDRKVKKRSFRALWIQRINAAVRAEGLTYGQFMHALKLTGIDLDRKVLADMAMHEGAAFSALIASAKKALPNDGDRSVQAAA, from the coding sequence ATGGCACGCGTCAAGAGGGGTGTAACCACCCGCGCCAAGCACAAGCGCATCCTTGAACAGGCGAAGGGCTATTACGGCCGCCGCAAGAACACCATCCGCATCGCCCGCCAAGCGGTCGAGAAGGCCGGGCAGTACGCCTACCGCGACCGCAAGGTGAAGAAGCGGAGCTTCCGCGCCCTGTGGATCCAGCGCATCAACGCCGCGGTCCGCGCCGAGGGACTGACCTACGGCCAGTTCATGCACGCGCTCAAGCTCACCGGGATCGACCTCGACCGCAAGGTCCTGGCCGACATGGCGATGCACGAGGGCGCCGCTTTCTCGGCGCTGATCGCGTCGGCCAAGAAGGCGCTTCCGAACGACGGCGACCGCTCGGTCCAGGCCGCAGCCTAA